The DNA window ctCTCAAATTAAactataatgaaaaattattattaactgGTGGATTTGGGAACTTAAGTGGTGATATATCAATTTGgaatacaataaataaaaaggaaattacaaaaacaaaatctTCTTGTGCTGTTATATGTGAATTTTTCAATGAtgataaacattttttaactgCTACTACACATCCTAGATTAAGAgtagataataatataaaaatttataaatataatggaTTAATCGTTAGTAAACTAGATTTtgatgaattatataatgttattattttaccatttaataaaattaaatctCAACCAATAGATATTTCAATAAATCCAAATTCtgatttacaaaaatatattaataaacaaTTAGGAATTGATTCTAAAAAAGTTGGAATTTATAAAGCCCCTGGATCTACTGCAAAAACTTCTTTAAATGGCTTAGGAATTATGGCTAGACCTCCCAAACCCAGTTTGCCACCTGGCTGTAATTTTGTTGttgaagaaaaaacaaacaaaaaaaaaaaaaaaaaaaaagccccaaaaaataaagataaaaaagagCCATTTTAAAAgggaaaaataattaactAGCTAAATGGGCAATcatatgatgaaaataagcCAACCAATTTTGAAATTGGATTTTTGCTTCATATATTATCCTTTGtgtgtgtatttttttttttctcatttttagctatattttttttttttttttttaaacttgGCTAGTTGTGTAGTGCCATAAACAGATATACATCATAATTTTGGTATTACTGCTACCACAATTcgtttttcctttttttggGGGTTCGAAAATGTCGACCCCTTTTGGTAGCAGAACAAACAGTTGAATGCTGtcaatattaaattaaaatagatTCTTTTAAAAGTTTACAATGCACAAGtgtatgcataaatatatatatgtatatacaaatgctgtaatatttgtataaagaaaaaataaaaaatgcaataaaaataaatacataaaatatgtgtgtaaaattaagaacaacatatatgcatttatttattcagCCCTAAATGtcacaaaattaaaatttatgcaaaaacccaaaaaaaagaggaaaaaaaaaaacgaaatgaaaatataagggatttaatttttttttaaatatattatattttcctaCATACATcctctatatatatatatataattattttattagacataatacaaaattatattgttaTCTTAGCATTTTGTACAcccataaatatgtttccttttttaactatatttatgttactTTTTAGGTGTACtgattatgttttttttttttttttatggaattacaatttttgatAACTAGTCATTAGTCGTCGCATATTATGCAAGCATTTACTAGTATATATTAAGAGACTTCTTAAATATGGCAATTGTGCCAATTCTATATTTGTTTGATGTTTTCTAGTTTTGATTTCGCTTATCCATATAGTAGCTTAAAAAGAATGGATTAAGATATATGGGTATTTCTTcacttattatttaataaggttgaaaatgtttttttattaaaaaagttggttgtatatttgttttgaaAATAGAGAATTGTCAATATGTATTCCCCATAGTATACTCCGATTTTCGCacttattttctttttatgcCAAACCAAAATAGGAGTTATCAATTTTGAGGTTGGTTTTATTGTTGAGCACAAGCAACACGACCTCCTTCCATATCAGGTTGATGACCATCTTCATCATATGCATCTTGTTGCTGTTGTTGTTGTTGCATTGCAAGTCTTTGTTTTAGATATTCTTTATCAACTGCTTTACATGTAACAACTTCACAATCTGTATTTTcgatatcatattttttttcgacttcattttgtttttttaatattttaagtatttcttttttctcatTAGTAATTACTAAATCCATAGGATATTCGACTTCAAaggtaatatataaatttccttttttgaATGGATCTTTATAAGTAGGCATTCCTTCCTCTAATATTTCTCGTATATCTCCATGTTTTATAAATCCTGCGTTAGTACAatctattaatatttttctttcatcGAGGTGTGTAATTTCGGCAACAAACCCTGTTAAAGATtcatataaagaaattttatagctcataaataaatcaacACCTTCTCTTCTGAAAGTTGTATGttgtttttcatttaatataacaaCTAAATTTCCTGTTATTACATTTGGTTTTTCATCTGCTTCACCATTAAAaactattttatgtttatttggTGCACCTTTAGGTATGTATActtcaataatttttcgAGTTTTTAATACGCATAAACCTTTACAATTAACACACttatctttttcattaaagatttttccttttcctCGACATCCATTACAAGTTACTTCCGTTTGATGTAAAACACTTGAATGATATCTCATGTATGTTTTTGTACCTCTTCCATTACATTGTTTACAATCGACTTTTGCATCTTTTGGACCTCCATGTCCTTCACAATTTGTACATATAACATCTTTACTTATagctaatttttttgttgcaCCATTATATAATTGCTCTAAAGTAACTTTAACTTCACTTACTATATCTTCAcctcttttcttttttccttttccagcatttaatatgaaatcaaataaatcaGTTGCATCAGTTGGTTGTTCTCCACCCTCTAATCCTTCTTCACCATACtcatcatataattttcgtTTTTCTTCGTCTGACAAAACTTCATAAGCTCTTGATATTTCTTTAAACTTTTCTGGATCACCTCCTTTATCTGGGTGATGAATTATAGCTAGCTTTCTATATGCCTTTTTCACTTCGTCCGTtgtacaatttttttttaaattcaaaGACTCGTAATACTTTGAGTTATTCACCTAAAAATGGGGGtaagaaaaagaatatgaaGAGAATAATACGAGATAAacttataattattgtaaCAATCCATTTTATGAATCTTATTATtgtcataaaaaaagggaatATCTCAAAACAGCTTGCCAATCAGGCAAAAGTATGACCACTCCCCTTAGCACATACAAGCATGGCATAAGAACGTAACAAACAGTATacgaatttaaaaaaaaaaaaaaaaaaaaaaaaataggaaaATGATTTTCTTTAACATCTTAGTGCTAggaataaaattgtatagtatatataaactgGGTAGATATATGTagaatgtatatatgcatataaattcGATcgaaattttgtaaataatgaagttatcttttttatacttaCTTCTCTTTTTCTACGGGGTTGTTGTCCCCCCATAGAGTCAAATGGAAAACCCGAAGAGAAAAACATtcttaattaatttttaatttatgatTGTTTcttcaaattttaattattgttTACAATAcagtataataatatatatactattttatccacttaattataattactTTAATtcacatttatttattttttttttttaattttctttctatatatatattaattcattaattgattatattattattatatatttttttttgctatttttctcttttccttttttatttaattatatatatatgcaatgtttattatgtgctacttaataataaatttaattacgtgtataaaaattatgcaagggaatatttattatataaaaattgtactatatattttttgcatatgtatataaattttataatgccttctattataatttttttaaattatattccgtaaataaatatatgtataagctaatgtataatatatgggATGTATGCATCCAACTTGATTTGAAAAGCCCCTTCCCTTtatcaataatatattattttataaatattaccAAACAAACCACGCACATATATGcgcataaaatttatagtatataatattattatgtattatGGGTATAGCCCTTTCGGGGATACAACTATTATgcctatatttttattatattacaattctatgtaaaaaaggggattaatattatatacttaataaaaattatattgaaaattttattcataataatttttttatataaaaacaacacaacaatactttttattttaaactataaaatttaaaaaaattatatcctTACTATTGTACCTATAATATTactattccttttttatttatatcattataatgtttataaaatatttatataaacattttttacaatattcCAAGTTTTATAACAAATTATtgtcttaaaaaaatataatttaaatgaaaaatttttattttttttttcaactctgctatatatataaaactgTTTTACGAAATGGGGACAT is part of the Plasmodium chabaudi chabaudi strain AS genome assembly, chromosome: 6 genome and encodes:
- a CDS encoding HSP40, subfamily A, putative → MFFSSGFPFDSMGGQQPRRKREVNNSKYYESLNLKKNCTTDEVKKAYRKLAIIHHPDKGGDPEKFKEISRAYEVLSDEEKRKLYDEYGEEGLEGGEQPTDATDLFDFILNAGKGKKKRGEDIVSEVKVTLEQLYNGATKKLAISKDVICTNCEGHGGPKDAKVDCKQCNGRGTKTYMRYHSSVLHQTEVTCNGCRGKGKIFNEKDKCVNCKGLCVLKTRKIIEVYIPKGAPNKHKIVFNGEADEKPNVITGNLVVILNEKQHTTFRREGVDLFMSYKISLYESLTGFVAEITHLDERKILIDCTNAGFIKHGDIREILEEGMPTYKDPFKKGNLYITFEVEYPMDLVITNEKKEILKILKKQNEVEKKYDIENTDCEVVTCKAVDKEYLKQRLAMQQQQQQQDAYDEDGHQPDMEGGRVACAQQ